Proteins encoded in a region of the Cetobacterium ceti genome:
- a CDS encoding TetR/AcrR family transcriptional regulator, with the protein MKGSGKKEKILASAKKLILEKGFVRTSVEDITNYVGIAKGSFYTYYSSKDELLGSIIKEVLELRREKLENLLKTAKTLDEGIYEYVKIRLLFMESERNLENTLVIVNLQRNIEILSDCVKDLLVELEWLNKEKFMELLRKFTDLSEDKINRYAIFVSGGVRAFRMEKFFYRDKKDFFLTKEHEVIEKVKKIDLEEELRGIAFIINNLVK; encoded by the coding sequence ATGAAGGGATCAGGAAAAAAAGAAAAGATACTAGCATCTGCAAAGAAACTTATTTTAGAAAAAGGCTTTGTAAGAACTAGTGTTGAAGATATAACAAATTATGTTGGAATAGCAAAGGGAAGCTTTTATACATATTATTCTTCAAAAGATGAATTACTAGGAAGTATTATAAAGGAAGTTTTAGAATTACGAAGAGAAAAATTAGAAAATTTATTAAAAACAGCAAAAACTTTAGATGAAGGAATATATGAATATGTAAAAATAAGATTATTATTTATGGAAAGTGAAAGAAATCTAGAAAATACTTTAGTAATAGTAAACTTACAAAGAAATATTGAAATTTTAAGTGATTGTGTGAAGGATTTATTAGTTGAATTGGAGTGGCTAAATAAAGAAAAATTTATGGAGCTATTAAGAAAATTTACAGATTTATCTGAAGATAAAATAAATAGATATGCTATTTTTGTCAGTGGTGGAGTTAGAGCTTTTAGAATGGAGAAATTTTTCTATAGGGATAAAAAAGATTTCTTTTTAACAAAGGAGCACGAGGTGATTGAAAAAGTAAAAAAGATTGATTTAGAAGAGGAGCTTAGAGGAATCGCTTTTATTATAAACAATTTAGTAAAATAA
- the nadD gene encoding nicotinate-nucleotide adenylyltransferase: MKIGIYGGSFNPIHRGHISVAKYALEKLNLDKLIIIPVGIPSHRENNLVNGKFRMEMCRLAFENMEKIEISDIEINNCGINYTYDTLMKIKNIYGQGEYFEIIGEDSGENFIKWKNYKEILKEAKVIVLRRKGYKKVIENKNMVYLPSPYFEISSTELRNYIKLNKNIKKYIPDKVEEFIRKYRLYEK; the protein is encoded by the coding sequence GTGAAAATAGGAATATATGGTGGAAGTTTTAATCCTATACATAGGGGCCATATTTCAGTTGCTAAATATGCATTGGAAAAGCTAAACTTAGATAAATTAATAATTATTCCTGTAGGGATTCCATCTCATAGGGAAAATAATTTAGTAAATGGAAAGTTTAGAATGGAAATGTGTAGATTGGCTTTTGAAAATATGGAAAAAATTGAAATTTCAGATATTGAAATTAATAATTGTGGAATAAATTATACCTATGATACCCTTATGAAAATTAAAAATATTTATGGACAAGGGGAATATTTTGAAATAATTGGTGAAGATTCTGGAGAAAACTTTATAAAATGGAAAAATTATAAAGAAATATTAAAAGAAGCTAAGGTAATTGTTTTAAGAAGAAAAGGTTATAAAAAAGTTATAGAAAATAAAAATATGGTATATTTACCAAGTCCATATTTTGAAATTTCATCCACAGAGTTAAGAAATTATATTAAATTAAATAAAAATATAAAAAAATATATTCCAGATAAGGTTGAAGAATTTATAAGAAAATATAGATTATATGAAAAATAG
- a CDS encoding TolC family protein: MKKIIGMLLLFSTAVFARELTLDEAINMALKNSREIKTSELSRENSQLNLQRAFKTALPTVMYDGSYQRSEYGRTIDQEKNRKRGYQQSIGIYQPLFQGGAILAGIQGAKSYENMANLMYLAEKRDIRLETIEIYSNIVRLEKNLVVLETSKKELEARHKKQKMQLDMRLITKADLLKTEYNILEVESNIIATNNSIEIAKKNLKVKLQLPEKETIEVKAFTIPEDLLSKIDFQEDLTGALKNSISAKIAKDKVNVAAAEKTVARADLLPKVQAFAKYGTYEKKHFDESVNDASWTGGVSVSWNVFEFGKGYDSYKISRNKEEIEELNKSITTDNIEIKVTNNYLDLVRLDKLRNSRKKALEAARENFKMDTERYNVGLISTVDYLISETQVRQAAVDYNTVVIDYLVAFEKYRSALI, translated from the coding sequence ATGAAGAAAATAATAGGAATGCTGTTACTTTTTTCAACTGCTGTTTTTGCAAGGGAATTAACCTTAGATGAAGCAATCAACATGGCTTTAAAAAATAGCAGAGAAATAAAAACTTCAGAATTAAGTAGAGAAAATTCACAGCTAAATTTACAAAGAGCTTTTAAAACTGCATTACCAACAGTGATGTATGATGGGAGCTATCAAAGGTCCGAATATGGAAGAACTATTGACCAAGAAAAAAATAGAAAAAGAGGATACCAACAAAGTATTGGAATATATCAGCCGCTATTTCAAGGGGGAGCAATATTAGCTGGAATACAAGGAGCAAAGTCCTATGAAAATATGGCTAATCTTATGTATTTAGCAGAGAAAAGAGATATAAGACTTGAAACAATAGAGATATATTCAAATATTGTGAGATTGGAGAAAAATTTAGTTGTTTTAGAAACTTCTAAAAAGGAATTAGAAGCAAGACACAAAAAACAAAAAATGCAATTAGATATGAGATTGATTACGAAGGCAGATTTATTAAAAACAGAATATAATATTTTAGAAGTAGAATCAAATATTATAGCTACAAATAACTCAATAGAAATTGCTAAAAAAAATCTAAAAGTAAAATTACAACTTCCTGAAAAGGAAACTATTGAAGTAAAAGCATTTACAATTCCAGAGGATCTTTTAAGTAAAATTGATTTTCAAGAAGATTTAACAGGAGCTTTAAAAAATAGTATATCAGCTAAAATAGCTAAGGATAAAGTTAATGTCGCAGCAGCAGAAAAAACTGTGGCAAGAGCAGATTTATTGCCAAAGGTTCAAGCTTTTGCTAAATACGGAACATATGAGAAGAAACATTTTGATGAAAGTGTAAATGATGCTTCTTGGACTGGCGGAGTAAGTGTAAGTTGGAATGTATTTGAGTTCGGAAAGGGATATGACAGTTATAAAATTTCTAGAAACAAAGAAGAAATAGAAGAGCTAAATAAGAGTATAACTACTGATAATATAGAAATAAAAGTTACAAATAATTATTTAGATTTAGTTAGATTGGATAAATTAAGAAATTCTAGAAAGAAAGCTTTAGAAGCCGCAAGAGAAAACTTTAAAATGGATACAGAAAGATATAATGTAGGTCTTATTTCAACTGTAGACTATTTAATATCAGAAACTCAAGTAAGACAAGCAGCAGTAGATTATAATACTGTAGTTATAGATTACTTAGTTGCCTTTGAAAAGTATAGATCAGCGCTTATATAA
- the kdsB gene encoding 3-deoxy-manno-octulosonate cytidylyltransferase: MKFLGVIPARYASTRLRGKPLMDICGHTMIEWVYKRALKSNLDKVIIATDEEEIFNEVKKFGGEVILTSKDHENGTSRIGEVCEKITDYDVIINIQGDEPLIEPSMINSLIEAFKKEPELLMGTLKHKLTNWEDINNPNTVKVITDKNDYGIYFSRSPIPYPRHENMNLYYKHIGIYGYKREFVLEYVKMASTPLENSESLEQLRVLENGYKIKVLETDKKIIGVDTEEELNKVRNYIKANNISI, encoded by the coding sequence ATGAAATTTTTAGGAGTGATTCCTGCAAGATATGCATCTACAAGACTAAGAGGGAAACCTTTGATGGATATTTGTGGGCACACAATGATAGAATGGGTATATAAAAGAGCTTTAAAATCTAATTTAGATAAAGTTATTATAGCTACAGATGAGGAAGAAATATTTAACGAAGTAAAAAAATTTGGTGGAGAGGTTATTTTAACTTCAAAAGATCATGAAAATGGGACGAGTAGAATAGGAGAAGTATGTGAAAAAATTACAGACTATGATGTAATTATAAATATACAAGGGGATGAACCATTAATAGAGCCTTCTATGATAAATTCTTTAATAGAAGCTTTTAAAAAGGAACCTGAGCTTTTAATGGGAACTTTAAAGCATAAATTAACAAATTGGGAAGATATAAATAATCCAAATACAGTTAAAGTAATAACAGATAAAAATGATTATGGTATTTATTTTTCAAGAAGTCCAATTCCTTATCCAAGACATGAAAATATGAATTTGTATTATAAACATATTGGAATTTATGGATATAAAAGAGAGTTTGTATTAGAGTATGTAAAAATGGCTAGTACACCACTTGAGAATTCAGAATCTTTAGAACAACTTAGAGTTTTAGAGAATGGATATAAGATTAAAGTTTTAGAGACAGATAAAAAAATAATTGGTGTGGATACAGAAGAGGAATTGAATAAAGTTAGAAATTATATAAAAGCTAACAATATAAGTATATAA
- a CDS encoding efflux RND transporter periplasmic adaptor subunit: MKKYLYLLLVAGVLFTSCGKKQEDKPEEKIAKNVIVAKVENDNIADSYTSDATIVPEGKVDHSLDGTGTVEKIYKKNGENVKKGDIVVKLTDSKTRADYLSAKAAYDSGKYTLESTKNNYDKYKKLYKDQLVSELEFLDYRNRYTDALGNFESKKANYIDAKKQYDKLTRRAEISGVVGNLYLKEGNEVKAKENLFTVVNEKNMEATMDFPGKWFSKAKIGEEVFVTVPDLGNKVYKGYIKEINPVANPETKKFPIKIEIPNVDGAIKDGMYAKVVIPAGERKALVVPQQSVFIRDLLSYIYIIDNGVAKRIQVTTGAVEEPVVEVQSKDLKPGDEVVTDGLFGLEDGDHVNIVK; encoded by the coding sequence ATGAAAAAATATTTATATTTACTATTGGTAGCAGGGGTATTATTTACAAGTTGTGGAAAAAAACAAGAGGATAAACCTGAAGAAAAAATAGCTAAAAATGTCATTGTAGCCAAGGTGGAAAATGATAATATAGCAGACAGTTATACTTCGGATGCAACAATTGTTCCTGAGGGAAAAGTTGACCACAGTTTAGATGGAACAGGAACTGTTGAGAAAATATATAAGAAAAATGGTGAAAATGTTAAAAAGGGAGATATAGTTGTAAAACTTACAGATTCTAAAACTAGAGCAGATTATTTAAGTGCTAAGGCAGCTTATGATTCTGGGAAATATACTTTAGAATCTACAAAGAATAATTATGATAAGTATAAAAAACTATATAAAGATCAGTTAGTTTCTGAATTGGAATTTTTAGATTATAGAAATAGATATACAGATGCTTTAGGAAACTTTGAAAGTAAAAAAGCAAACTATATTGATGCTAAAAAACAATATGATAAATTAACAAGAAGAGCAGAGATTAGTGGAGTAGTTGGAAACTTATATTTAAAAGAGGGTAATGAAGTAAAAGCTAAGGAGAATTTATTTACTGTTGTAAATGAAAAAAATATGGAAGCTACTATGGATTTCCCTGGGAAATGGTTTAGTAAAGCTAAAATTGGTGAGGAAGTTTTTGTAACTGTACCAGATTTAGGAAATAAAGTGTATAAGGGTTATATAAAAGAGATTAACCCAGTTGCAAACCCAGAAACAAAAAAATTCCCTATTAAAATAGAGATACCTAATGTAGATGGAGCAATTAAAGATGGAATGTATGCTAAGGTTGTTATTCCTGCTGGAGAGAGAAAGGCCTTGGTTGTACCTCAACAATCTGTATTTATAAGAGATCTATTAAGTTATATCTATATAATAGATAATGGAGTAGCAAAAAGAATTCAAGTTACAACTGGAGCAGTTGAAGAGCCTGTTGTAGAAGTTCAAAGTAAAGATTTAAAACCTGGCGATGAAGTTGTAACAGATGGATTATTTGGACTTGAAGATGGAGATCACGTAAATATAGTAAAATAA
- a CDS encoding SpoIID/LytB domain-containing protein, producing MKKAIIVVLMGMLIGCSSQEVRKTQEGHISKSEVKKTTKKKIIPVERVNFYKENKVPKDNFPIAREIGYLRGIKETRDNRTFFYENNEKEFLNFYKNLNIKGYGDNSYYWRWKFNLSEKEVNKILNENLCKVAERRPREVLTYSRGEWVRKKLSKNPVGKLKKMAVLERGKSGVIIKLLVEGTRGKYIIIKEQNIRTILGLKKDVVGRSVEIHGSKGGSGEYTKFPISTNPWLLPSGYFAFEEKGDRYYFYGGGYGHGVGMSQWGVYDLTNNFNYNYKEVLKRYYKGAKLVNAKDIKGIGEKIRVGIMTTGFRSLEHDKVVIEAGRPMKIYNRYISLETKSRDRVGFVSENGRIEIYVNHKLRAKTRYPVKVECPKAMISLLSVKRHQRKFYYPTYRGDFEIRLSATNRDKLTLINEIDIERYLYQVLPSEMPEGFGLEALKVQAIAARTYALSDYKKNRYKKLGFHITDSTQSQVYNNLDENKTSREAINATKGEVLIYKDNLVDAKYYSTSSGFGANAENIW from the coding sequence ATGAAAAAAGCAATAATAGTGGTACTTATGGGGATGCTAATAGGGTGTAGTAGTCAAGAAGTTAGAAAAACCCAAGAGGGACATATTAGTAAAAGTGAAGTAAAAAAGACTACAAAGAAAAAAATAATTCCTGTGGAAAGAGTTAATTTTTATAAGGAAAATAAAGTTCCTAAAGATAATTTTCCAATTGCAAGGGAAATTGGATACTTAAGAGGAATAAAAGAAACTAGAGATAATAGAACATTTTTTTATGAAAATAATGAAAAAGAATTTCTAAATTTTTATAAAAATTTAAATATAAAAGGTTATGGAGATAATTCTTATTATTGGAGATGGAAATTTAATTTAAGTGAAAAAGAAGTAAATAAAATATTAAATGAAAATCTTTGTAAAGTTGCTGAAAGAAGGCCTAGAGAAGTTTTAACATATTCAAGAGGAGAATGGGTCAGAAAAAAATTGTCTAAAAATCCTGTAGGAAAGTTAAAAAAGATGGCAGTTTTAGAAAGAGGAAAGTCAGGAGTAATTATAAAACTCTTAGTTGAAGGAACAAGAGGAAAATATATAATTATAAAGGAACAAAATATTAGAACTATATTAGGTTTAAAAAAGGATGTAGTGGGAAGAAGTGTGGAAATTCATGGGTCAAAAGGTGGAAGTGGAGAATATACAAAATTTCCTATAAGTACTAATCCGTGGTTATTACCTTCAGGATATTTTGCCTTTGAAGAAAAGGGAGATAGATATTACTTTTATGGTGGTGGTTATGGCCATGGAGTTGGAATGTCTCAATGGGGAGTATATGATTTAACAAATAACTTTAATTATAACTATAAAGAAGTTTTAAAAAGATATTATAAGGGTGCTAAATTAGTAAATGCAAAGGATATAAAAGGGATTGGAGAAAAAATTAGAGTAGGAATAATGACAACTGGTTTTAGAAGCTTAGAACATGATAAGGTTGTAATAGAAGCTGGAAGACCTATGAAAATATATAATAGATATATTTCTCTTGAAACTAAAAGTAGAGATAGAGTTGGTTTTGTAAGTGAAAATGGACGTATAGAAATATATGTAAATCATAAATTAAGAGCTAAAACAAGATATCCAGTGAAGGTAGAATGTCCTAAAGCAATGATTTCTCTTTTAAGTGTAAAAAGACATCAAAGAAAATTCTACTACCCTACATATAGGGGAGATTTTGAAATAAGATTATCTGCTACAAATAGAGATAAATTAACTTTAATCAATGAGATTGATATAGAAAGATATTTATACCAGGTTCTTCCTAGTGAAATGCCTGAAGGATTTGGATTAGAGGCTTTAAAAGTTCAAGCTATAGCTGCAAGAACTTATGCCTTAAGTGATTATAAAAAAAATAGATATAAAAAATTAGGATTTCATATAACAGATAGTACACAAAGCCAGGTATATAATAATTTAGATGAAAATAAAACTTCAAGAGAAGCAATAAATGCTACTAAGGGTGAGGTTTTAATTTACAAGGACAACTTAGTTGATGCAAAATATTATTCTACTTCTTCGGGATTTGGTGCAAACGCAGAAAATATATGGTAA
- a CDS encoding MarR family transcriptional regulator yields MESMLYSEELIFFNLLKELLVPNLKNESAIVSLSLQDLHDKTEIDKQVISGMISKLQKDGLITFAAYGNEADEITLHFDRTHDKIFEFLPHEDLENILADINKFIFENMNLFTFNISHNTSKKYAKLIQERLNKNPKADINDLLRKGINELYSQKEFIIKLFKILYNIAKNANKENQELIEKIIYCFFNLPIDENPFITTLFLARISFELEMLKL; encoded by the coding sequence ATGGAATCTATGCTTTATTCTGAAGAATTGATTTTCTTTAACCTTTTAAAAGAGCTATTAGTACCAAATTTAAAAAATGAATCTGCTATAGTTTCTCTATCACTTCAAGATTTACATGATAAAACAGAAATTGATAAACAGGTTATCTCTGGAATGATTTCTAAACTACAAAAAGATGGGCTTATAACCTTTGCTGCTTATGGTAATGAGGCCGATGAAATTACACTTCACTTTGATAGAACACATGATAAAATATTTGAATTTTTACCCCATGAAGATTTAGAAAATATTTTAGCAGATATAAATAAATTTATATTTGAAAATATGAATTTATTTACCTTTAATATCTCACATAATACTTCTAAAAAATACGCAAAATTAATTCAAGAGAGATTGAACAAAAATCCAAAAGCAGATATTAATGACTTACTTCGTAAGGGAATCAATGAACTTTATTCTCAAAAAGAATTCATAATAAAGCTCTTTAAAATCCTTTACAATATAGCCAAAAATGCCAATAAAGAAAACCAAGAGCTAATTGAAAAAATAATTTATTGTTTCTTCAATTTACCAATTGATGAAAACCCATTTATTACAACTTTATTTTTAGCAAGAATTAGCTTTGAATTAGAAATGTTAAAATTATAA
- a CDS encoding efflux RND transporter permease subunit codes for MSLAGIAIRRPVATTMLMISMIFLGIISMISMKSELLPNMNIPLVIVNTTWQGAVPQDVESQITKKIEDTLSNVDGIKQIRSTSAFGRSQVLIEFDYGVDINMKKGDVQKEIDSIRGDLPASANIPDVQKREAGSGNLTMMINVSGPNMSEVTTFVNEFMKPRFERIKGVGVVETSGAPEKQIQIQIDSNKLAAYDLTPVELYGMIRNASINLPLGVIKTGGKEIVARYMGEFNYLDDFKNMIIRSNGKTLRLGDVAKVVLTTEDPEDSTEMNGRQAVSISIEKSADGNTLEIADAAKKSLKEMQAYLPPGVKTQIVMDYSKDINSAISGVKGNAVTGLILATIVLMLFLKNVRATLLISLALPIAIMFTFVFLASQGVTINVISLMGLSIGVGMLTDNSVVVIDNIYRHITELKKPVMEAAEDGATEVTVAIIASALTTMVVFIPILFIPGIAREIFRDMALSIIFSNVAALIVSLTLMPMVASRFLKANVDITSEGKVFGKVKSIYLKIITWAIKNKIKTVVIAFGAFVATMIIGPAMTKTQFIPDQDFGKYGVILELQKGLTLESAEKVAKKAEAIIKKDPDTKSYIVLASKDTVVVNVDIGDKGERKKSMFKIMDDVRPELAQIPGVRLNIKPDFQSGGGDRDVEFRIQADNLETAEKIAKEVQEKIKKVPGIIDVKSSMDPGNEEARVVIDRDKLRAYGINPYELGQTISYAFLGGNRAQGQTVSVKTGTEEIDVLVRLADKDRRKISNLEQLNVRTADGKFIKVSDVAKIVMAEGASEINKVDKIYSVSIGANDGGIGLGGVQSAIVKAFKESNPPKGVTYSWGGMSQMFGEAIVQMGAALAISIFLIYAILAAQFENFMLPFIIIGSVPLSLIGVYSGLILTGQPFDLMVMIGIIMLAGTVVNNAIVLIDFIKILRERGEDMYSAVLESCRTRLRPILMTTMTTVFGMIPLALGFGDGAELYSGMSIAVIFGLSFSTLLTLVVIPILYILTMETQAKVSKFFGRIFKKKTV; via the coding sequence ATGTCATTAGCTGGAATAGCAATACGTAGGCCAGTTGCCACAACAATGTTGATGATTTCAATGATATTTTTAGGAATTATATCTATGATATCCATGAAATCGGAGTTATTACCAAATATGAATATACCCCTGGTAATAGTTAATACCACGTGGCAGGGAGCAGTACCACAAGATGTTGAAAGTCAAATTACAAAAAAAATAGAAGATACTCTTTCAAATGTAGATGGAATTAAACAGATTAGATCTACATCTGCTTTTGGAAGATCTCAAGTTTTAATAGAATTTGATTATGGTGTAGATATAAATATGAAAAAGGGAGATGTACAAAAGGAAATAGACTCCATAAGAGGAGATTTACCTGCAAGTGCAAATATCCCCGATGTACAAAAAAGAGAAGCTGGTTCAGGAAATTTAACAATGATGATAAATGTTTCAGGACCAAATATGTCAGAGGTCACAACCTTTGTTAATGAGTTTATGAAACCTAGATTTGAAAGAATCAAAGGGGTTGGAGTTGTTGAAACTTCTGGAGCTCCTGAAAAACAAATTCAGATTCAAATAGATTCAAATAAATTAGCTGCATATGATTTAACTCCTGTTGAATTATATGGAATGATTAGAAATGCTAGTATAAATTTACCTCTAGGAGTTATTAAAACTGGTGGAAAAGAGATAGTAGCAAGATATATGGGAGAGTTTAACTACTTAGATGATTTTAAAAATATGATTATCAGAAGTAATGGAAAAACTCTAAGACTGGGAGACGTTGCTAAAGTTGTATTGACAACCGAGGACCCAGAAGATTCAACAGAAATGAATGGAAGACAAGCTGTTAGTATAAGTATTGAAAAATCAGCAGATGGAAATACTCTTGAAATAGCTGATGCAGCTAAGAAATCTTTAAAAGAGATGCAAGCTTATTTACCACCTGGAGTTAAAACTCAAATAGTAATGGATTATTCAAAGGATATTAATTCGGCTATATCAGGAGTAAAAGGAAATGCTGTAACAGGACTTATTCTTGCTACAATAGTTTTAATGTTATTCTTAAAAAATGTTAGAGCAACTCTTTTAATATCGTTAGCTCTGCCAATAGCTATAATGTTTACATTTGTTTTCCTAGCTTCTCAAGGGGTAACAATAAATGTTATTTCTCTAATGGGACTTTCAATAGGAGTTGGAATGTTAACGGATAACTCAGTAGTTGTTATAGATAATATTTATAGACATATTACTGAACTTAAAAAACCAGTTATGGAAGCTGCAGAAGATGGGGCAACAGAGGTAACAGTTGCGATTATAGCTTCAGCTTTAACAACAATGGTTGTATTTATTCCTATTTTATTTATTCCAGGAATAGCTAGAGAAATATTTAGAGATATGGCTTTATCAATTATATTCTCAAACGTTGCGGCCCTTATAGTTTCTCTTACACTAATGCCAATGGTTGCAAGTAGATTCTTAAAGGCAAATGTAGATATAACAAGTGAAGGTAAAGTATTTGGAAAAGTAAAAAGTATTTACTTAAAAATAATAACTTGGGCAATAAAAAATAAAATAAAAACTGTAGTTATAGCATTCGGAGCTTTCGTAGCTACTATGATAATAGGACCTGCTATGACAAAGACACAATTTATCCCAGATCAAGATTTTGGTAAATATGGAGTTATATTAGAATTACAAAAAGGATTAACTTTAGAAAGTGCAGAAAAAGTTGCTAAGAAAGCAGAGGCAATTATAAAGAAAGATCCAGATACAAAATCTTATATTGTACTTGCAAGTAAAGATACTGTAGTTGTAAACGTTGATATAGGAGATAAAGGTGAAAGAAAAAAATCCATGTTCAAAATAATGGATGATGTAAGACCAGAATTAGCTCAAATACCAGGAGTTAGATTAAATATAAAACCAGACTTCCAAAGTGGAGGAGGAGATAGAGACGTTGAATTTAGAATTCAAGCGGATAATCTAGAAACTGCAGAAAAAATTGCCAAGGAAGTTCAAGAAAAAATAAAAAAAGTTCCAGGAATTATAGATGTTAAATCTTCTATGGATCCAGGAAACGAAGAAGCAAGAGTAGTTATAGATAGAGATAAACTACGTGCTTATGGAATTAATCCATATGAATTAGGACAAACAATAAGTTATGCTTTCTTAGGTGGAAATAGAGCTCAAGGACAAACTGTAAGTGTTAAAACAGGAACAGAAGAAATTGATGTATTAGTTAGATTAGCTGATAAGGACAGAAGAAAAATTTCTAATTTAGAGCAGTTAAATGTAAGAACAGCAGATGGAAAATTTATTAAAGTTTCAGACGTTGCTAAGATAGTTATGGCAGAAGGAGCTTCAGAAATAAATAAAGTTGATAAAATTTATTCTGTTTCAATTGGAGCAAATGATGGTGGAATTGGATTAGGTGGAGTACAAAGTGCTATTGTAAAAGCCTTTAAAGAGAGTAATCCTCCAAAAGGAGTTACATATAGTTGGGGTGGAATGTCTCAAATGTTTGGAGAAGCAATAGTTCAAATGGGAGCAGCCCTTGCAATTTCAATATTCTTAATTTATGCAATATTAGCAGCTCAATTTGAAAACTTCATGTTACCATTTATAATAATTGGTTCTGTACCACTTTCCTTAATCGGAGTATATAGTGGACTTATTTTAACAGGGCAACCATTTGATTTAATGGTAATGATAGGAATAATAATGCTAGCTGGAACAGTTGTAAATAATGCCATTGTATTAATAGATTTTATTAAGATTCTAAGAGAAAGAGGAGAGGATATGTATAGTGCGGTTCTTGAATCTTGTAGAACGAGATTAAGACCTATACTTATGACTACAATGACAACAGTATTTGGAATGATACCTCTTGCATTAGGATTTGGAGATGGAGCTGAGCTTTATTCAGGAATGTCTATAGCGGTTATATTTGGACTTTCATTCTCTACACTGTTAACACTTGTTGTAATTCCAATTTTATATATACTAACAATGGAAACACAAGCAAAGGTTTCAAAGTTCTTTGGAAGAATTTTTAAGAAAAAAACAGTATAA
- a CDS encoding PTS sugar transporter subunit IIA, with protein sequence MIEYFNSKLITLIDNKNSSKDDILKDMVHLIKENTNYLEDEEDFYNQIIEREKVGSTGIGMGIAIPHARSQALDKIVVAIGLLKTPVNFNSLDGEYVKVVVLVGAPKEQSKEYLGLLSTLARIFRNKKSRESIMDSSTLEELIEAIAELD encoded by the coding sequence ATGATAGAATATTTTAATAGTAAATTAATAACTTTAATAGATAATAAAAATTCTAGTAAAGATGATATTTTAAAGGATATGGTTCACCTAATAAAGGAAAATACAAATTATTTAGAGGATGAAGAGGATTTTTATAATCAAATAATCGAAAGAGAAAAGGTTGGAAGTACAGGAATTGGAATGGGAATAGCTATTCCCCATGCAAGATCTCAAGCTCTAGATAAAATTGTAGTAGCTATAGGACTTTTAAAAACTCCAGTGAATTTTAATTCTCTAGATGGAGAATATGTAAAAGTTGTTGTTTTAGTAGGAGCGCCTAAGGAACAAAGCAAAGAATATTTAGGACTTTTATCTACCTTAGCAAGAATATTTAGAAATAAAAAATCTAGAGAAAGTATTATGGATTCATCAACTTTAGAGGAATTAATAGAGGCAATAGCGGAGTTAGACTAG
- a CDS encoding histidine phosphatase family protein, whose product MLQIYFIRHGQTEWNTQGMMQGRNNSPLTQEGRNQAKKLGEYLKNEEFDVIYSSPLGRAMETTELILGDSKKEILPIDEFKEIAMGKVEGIPKEEFKLTYPEEYYNFWHDGAKYDPAAYQGESYEEVLDRAKKGLDKLSNLHSNGKIMVVTHGVMLKAICNVVLEKGISEFTKQPVPENTSVTVINYKDGHFEIEKFSMTDHLK is encoded by the coding sequence ATGCTACAAATTTACTTTATTAGACATGGACAAACTGAGTGGAATACTCAAGGAATGATGCAAGGAAGAAATAACTCTCCTCTTACTCAAGAGGGACGAAATCAAGCTAAAAAACTAGGGGAATATTTAAAAAATGAAGAGTTTGATGTTATTTATTCTTCACCACTTGGGAGAGCTATGGAAACTACAGAGCTTATACTCGGAGATTCAAAAAAAGAAATTTTACCAATTGATGAATTTAAAGAAATTGCAATGGGAAAAGTAGAAGGGATACCTAAGGAAGAATTTAAACTTACATATCCTGAAGAATATTATAATTTCTGGCACGATGGAGCTAAATATGACCCTGCAGCTTACCAGGGTGAATCCTATGAGGAAGTTTTAGATAGAGCTAAAAAAGGTCTTGATAAACTATCAAATCTTCATTCTAATGGTAAAATTATGGTTGTTACCCATGGAGTTATGTTAAAAGCTATTTGTAATGTGGTTTTAGAAAAGGGGATTTCTGAATTCACAAAACAACCAGTTCCTGAAAATACAAGTGTTACTGTTATAAATTATAAAGATGGGCATTTTGAAATTGAAAAATTTTCCATGACCGATCATTTAAAATAA